A region of Argentina anserina chromosome 5, drPotAnse1.1, whole genome shotgun sequence DNA encodes the following proteins:
- the LOC126794534 gene encoding WAT1-related protein At5g47470-like, whose product MRFKREMIEDVALIGGLVGVQFVYAGNSILLSYFMSLGLGPLTIVIYSSFATFIILSPIAYCFERSKWPNKISLKFMIQLVLIAFGGVTLFQVLFLKGIVLTSPAMATAMPNLAPGFIFVIACTVRLEKIKISCLYSKVKILGTMLCVVGALIMSVMQSTTSSQATEIKFQAHSPDVIFDKQKIIGCLYLLAAVFVLSSNIVLQATTLGDFPAPMSLCAITSLIGVFITAAVQFIQVHKIELGWPLVSARDLIGFSVLGGTVSGACISFNGWAMKKRGPVLVSMFSPIGTVCSVVLSVITLGESISVGSLAGMCLMFTGLYFFLWAKGKEGFPGIDMESEFDAEKPLLS is encoded by the exons atgagGTTTAAGAGGGAGATGATCGAAGATGTTGCTCTGATAGGGGGACTGGTAGGGGTGCAATTTGTGTATGCTGGGAATTCTATTTTGCTGAGCTATTTTATGTCTTTAGGCCTTGGCCCTCTCACCATTGTTATCTACTCAAGCTTCGCTACCTTCATCATCCTCTCTCCCATTGCTTACTGTTTTGAAAG GAGCAAATGGCCAAACAAAATCAGCCTCAAGTTTATGATTCAGTTGGTCTTGATCGCCTTTGGAGG AGTAACTTTGTTTCAGGTTCTATTTTTAAAGGGGATCGTGCTTACTTCACCAGCAATGGCAACAGCCATGCCTAATCTTGCTCCGggattcatatttgtcatcGCTTGTACTGTAAG attggagaaaataaaaattagttGTCTATACAGCAAAGTAAAGATTCTAGGCACAATGTTGTGTGTGGTAGGCGCTCTGATAATGAGCGTGATGCAAAGCACCACTTCCAGCCAAGCAACAGAGATTAAATTTCAAGCTCATTCTCCTGATGTGATCTTCGACAAGCAGAAAATTATCGGTTGCTTGTATCTCCTTGCTGCCGTGTTTGTTTTATCCAGCAATATTGTCTTGCAG GCTACAACATTGGGTGATTTTCCTGCACCTATGTCCTTGTGTGCCATAACATCTTTGATAGGGGTGTTTATAACTGCTGCTGTACAATTCATTCAAGTTCATAAAATTGAACTTGGTTGGCCCCTCGTCAGTGCTCGAGACTTGATTGGCTTTTCTGTACTG GGAGGTACAGTGAGTGGGGCTTGTATTAGCTTCAATGGGTGGGCAATGAAGAAGAGAGGGCCTGTTTTGGTGTCGATGTTTAGCCCCATTGGAACTGTCTGCTCAGTTGTTCTTTCAGTTATCACCTTAGGAGAATCCATCAGTGTTGGAAG CCTTGCTGGTATGTGCCTCATGTTTACTGGCCTCTACTTTTTCCTATGGGCGAAAGGAAAGGAAGGATTTCCAGGGATTGACATGGAAAGTGAGTTTGATGCAGAGAAGCCTCTTTTAAGTTGA